The sequence GTGAAAGGTACTCTATacatgtctcaatccaaatatattgagaaggtagtagagaggtttaatatggagaattcaaaggctcgttctatgcctttgggtagcacgattaagttatcaaaaagtcaatcaccaaagacagtaaaagacaaaacggatatggaaaaggttccatatgcatcggccgtgggtagtattatgtatgccatggtttgtacaagacccgatattgctcaagcagtgggagttgtaagtcgttatatgtctaatccggggaaagagcattgggaagcggtcaaatggttgcttcgttatttgaaaggtacttctaatatgggattgtgtttctctaaaaacaatctcatacttaggggttatgcggatgctgatttgggtggatgtgatgattcgggaaaaagcactacgggttatgttttcacaatagggaagacggcggttagttggatgtctcgactacaaaagagtgttgctttgtcaactaccgaggccgaatatatggctattgcagaagcttctaaagagcttgtttggttgaagaacttcttaggtgagttgggtaaaagacaagactattgcgtcttgtattgtgataatcaaagtgcaatacatcttgggaagaatccggtgtttcatagtcgtacgaaacacatcaatataaggtatcattttattcgacaacatataaattatggtactttattattggagaaaatccttggtatgaagaatcctgctgatatgtttactaaggttgttacaacagagaaattgaggttttacattacctcaattggtcttcaaaTGAATTGATAAGAGAAGACCCCAattagagaattagagagttaatgtttcaattctaataagtagtgttgaagaccttgtatcgaaagtctgctcatccgaagtatgtgttgagtgtgcatgttccaaatggagtttggcggtataatggtggtttaacgttcttggttagatcgctgatattttgggttgacgaaggttgggtttgttcaaagtcttcaagtgggagattgttggagatatgaagaactttaaacaattagagggaagattccaggaaactcacacgaagcttccacgaagttgttaggaaactcacaagtagcttccacgaagttgttaggaaactcacatgtagcttccacgaagttgtgaggaaattcacatgtagcttccacgaagctgtcagaaaactcacatgtagcctccatgaagctgtcaggaaactcacatgaagcttcaaggaattgtttttagcttactccttaaaccattatataaatagaccctcttgtaactcattgtaaacacaccacaaatattcagtaaatacattctctagttggtccgtggactaaagcaatcacaatgattgcatataaccacgttatctcttgtgtcgatttacatttcttgcatttataatctttcgttcatcaagtgggttagtaatcttgtagaattactatcggtgagtgatcttgttgaatcacttgcgttgttttgagtcctaatatccttacaacaacttacttttaaaaatttattttaaaCAAGTCAAAGGCGAGTAATCTGGAAATCCATGTTGTATCGAATCTTCCGCAGCTGACCATGTACTAAACTTACAATTGATGCAAGATTTTGGGTCAATGACTTGTTTTCTAAAGATTATCTGACGCACTTGAATTAAAAACAACCTCTTTatcatgataataaataaaaagattCTTAAAACAGTATAAAACTCAGAAGGTGATTAGCATTTATAATTTAGCATAGAATAAAATATAGAATATTAAATACTGCACAGGATCCAAAAATTAAAGTTTAGTTATTCCGGTTACCCGAGAAGGGCAACTAATCTGACCCTTACTCTAGTGTACGCAGTCCATTTGGTAGTATAATACTGCCTGGCTGTTTCCAACACTTCTATGGCCACCCTAacattcgaacccgagaccccttgtAAGGATATCAAAGCCCCAACCACTTGGGCTACTTTGGGATGTTTAAATTAAAAAGGATGTCCAGGAtccaaaaattaaaatatttcgcaAAATAAAGCTTTTTAGAAACATTTTGTTTTCcgacaaaacaaaataaaataaagacAAAATTGCCCAAATAGTCCATCTGTTGTTGTTATCCTGCCCAATTCGTCCCTGTAATTATAAAACTGCATAACTCATCCTTAATACCAATAAATAGTCCCAATTTAGTCCCTCCTTAAACGTCTGTTAAAACCTCCGTGACTTTACTGTCACGTGCTAGTCACCTGACCTTCAGTTCCCAATTAAATACCAGGTCGTTATTCAAGAACCCTAAATCTCTTTTTCTTTGTTCGTTCTATCCCCCCAAAAAAAATCCAAAACCCTAattcccttcttcttcttcttcttcgataaTGGCTGTGTAAATAAAGGGGATTGTTTAATTATACACATATAGCTTTATCGTTCTACGTCATAATACTTGCATTTCGACGCAATAATTTACAaaaagaaaagtaataagtataacatGATTCGCTATTCATGTGATCATGTTTGACGAAATCAATAAACTTTTTAAGAAACATATTACCCAATATTGCTAAAGAAACAACATACATTATCACAATAAATTCCTCCATATAAGTATCATTTCATCACATTATAAATTATAATGATTGTGATGATTTATATCAGAAATAAAAAGGTAAATACaacaaatatataataaaaaatgaAGAATTACCAACTGAGTGGTTTCGGGTAGATTTAAAGCCATTGATTAAACAGCTTCTGAGCAACATAAGCATTTGACTTGATACCTAAAGAAGACACTTCATTCAGCTATAATAATTCCGGTTCAAGATGACCCAATTCGCCATTATGAGTATAATCCATATCCATTTATCTCTAAAAATAATTTTCTTTATTCAACGCGGATCACAAATTCCACCACCATCATCACCTATTAACCCTACCCCATCAATCAATCATATATAGTAATTAATTGTCATGGTCTTCTGGGGACGAACCGGGAAAGACCCGAATTCTCACCTGGGGACGAACCGGGGGTGAGCTCGGACTAGCCATAAGCCCAAGTGTAGAACTCACTCCCAAAAGCTAGCTTGAAGGAGGAGGGAACACCTTGACTTATAAGCCATCACCCAATCCCATACTTGGGCGATGTGGGATCGTAACAATACCCCACCCTTAAAGAACCAACATCCTCGTTGGTCACGGTTGGCACCCTCTCTTCGGGTCCAAGCCACCACTTCATAGGCCACCACTCCGAGGTGTCGGGTCCCGAAAGGCGggctagctctgataccaattgatatgAACTTCTTGAATTCGTTATGAATCGAAGAGATTCTCGTAACAATCTGAAAATCTTAGAAACAAGAAATGGATCTTGAGATTGAAACGAAATGACTTTTATTGAAATACTCAAATATAGTCACAAGAATTAGAGAGAAAGAGGGAAGAAGTAGTGTCTAAACACATACACAAATCATAAGCTAACTACTGAGATTCATTTAACTGCTACTTATACTCAGCACTAAACCAACTTGTGAAACCTGTAGCAGCTCACGTGCTCAACACGTGCTCACCTGGATGGACTCATAACATTAAACAATCCCCTTTATTTACACAGCCATTATATCAAAGAAGAAGGGAATTAGGGTTTTGGAATTTTTTTGGGGGATAGAACGAACGAAGAAAAAGAGATTTAGGGTTCTTGAATAACGACCTGGTATTTAATTGGGAACTGAAGGTCAGGTGACTAGCACGTGACAGTAAAGTAACGGAGGTTTTAACAGACGTTTAAGGAAGGACTAAattaattaacattaacattaacttaatttaattaacattaattaattattaacattaacattaacattaacattaacaacaTAACTATTACAGAAAATCTTATGAATAGTACCACTCGTTTTCCCAATTTACACAAACTTAAcccctttacttttattaaaatacaaatcgacctCCACTTTATACTATTCAttttttcaattttcacaaacttaacccctttacttttattaaaatacaaatcgaaccccacaAACTTAAtccctttacttttattaaaatacaaatcgaacccccactttataacttaacccctttacttttattaaaatacaaatcgaacccccactttatgctATTCGTTTttccaattttcacaaacttaacccctttacttttaataaaatacaaatcgaacccccactttatacatatattctaaattattattaatctcatcactaacaccaaaaatactgaataagAACACCCACCACGCGCTCAAACAATAGGACCCAtataggccactactgtgctaattttttttatcttttttttttcccTCCAACGATAAAAGACGCAACTTTCGTAaaaagaacaacccttcaatgctaccaaaagatgtccaaaaacattcttttttacaaaatagatcaactaatttttttaaaaaaaataaaacccgaacgctaaaagaagcaactttcacaaaaagaacaacccttcaatgttagatgtcgaaaaaaaaattttttttttacaaaatagatcaagactttttttttaactcgcattcaaaacggagctcccGGCGCAAAGCGAGAGCTCCACAACTAGTTGGGACTAATTATTGGTATTAAGGATGAGTTATGCAGTTTTATAATTACAGGGACGAATTGGGTAGGATAACAACAACACAGGGACTATTTGGACAATTTTGTCTAAAATAAAATATCCAAGAATATGGTTCAAACAAATCAACTAATACAAGATACTCCATATTTTTTGTCAACTGATGCTAGATAAAACtgctctaaattctgaaaaataagacacacacacacacatacaattttcaTCTATAAATCTTCCATCCAAGGTTTTCAAAACTGTGATCCAGCCTACTCCATTGAGTCCATATCCTACAAAATTGTCATCTATAAATCTCCATTCCAAGAACAATGCAAACCTTAAAAAATGGCATTCCAACAACAATTAGTTCTTTTCATTATGGCCTTCTTCATGTCTCTCTCTACTTATGAGCATCAAGTCATTGCTCTATGGGAACCACCACACACTTCTCCAGTCGCTAAAGTTTCCAAACATACCGATTCTACTAAACCTCTCTATAGCGTTCAGGTTATATCAAAATACGTAAGAACATATTTTTTCTACACCAACTTCCTCATAGATATCGACACTCCATTCATATGGTACAATTGCATCCTTAAGTGGGACATGAATCCAAACAGTTGCCCCGGCAACACGATCTGTGCGTCTCCCATTTCTTGTGAACAACATCAATGCACAGATATTCGAACCTCTTCTTCTTATAACCAATATTCTTCTTCATGTCCTCCCGCAACCAACAGTTCGATGACATTACCTAGTTGGTCAGGTTGCACATGCCCCGTGAGTATAGTGGACCCCGTTAACGGGTCGTGTGCTGAAGCACTGCTGAATTCTGCTGAGTTATTTTTCAATGAACCTTATATGTATGGTTTTTACCCTAATGGTGCATGTGCTCCTTCTTCTTCATTTGACACATTTCTCGCAAATGTTAGTAGTGTGATGGCTTTGTCATCAAACACTTTTCTATCATATATTTCTGACCCATATCCAAGTTTGTATTCTCTATGTTTTCCTAGTTCAGTCTCTAACACTGGGGTGTTCTTCCTTGGAAGTAGTTCATATTATTTTTCTCCAAATTCAGATGTCGACGTAAGGAGTTATCTTACTTATACTCCGTTACTAAAGTATCCAGATTCGTTTGGATACTTCATCGGTGTCAAAAGCATTGTAATAAAAAAGAGAGCTATCACTGTTTCAGCGAATACCACTACAAAGTTGAGTACACTTGAGCCTTACACCTGTTTTGATTGATAAACAAAAGATTGAATAACAGAAAAATGATCAGTTGAATATTGATTGTTTTGATTGATATTGTAAACTGAATTGTGTTGTTGTTTTTCATCTTACAAGAAATATATACAAAATAATTCTAACAGTAATTTCCTAAGATGTTTAGGCTCCAAACATGCTTTTGGAACCCCCATTACAATTGAGGAAAACTGCAGCTTTGGATAGCATGCTTGAGCCGTTAAACTTGGCATCTAGTAGACCCTTTTGTCACATAACCAAAAAGGGAAGTGATGAGCTTTGAATCTGATCCCACTAAGTCAACTAACCAAAAAAGGGTTATTTGACTTTGTTGACTCTGAAAATAGCTGTAATCTAACACTTCCCCTCAAGTTGAACAGTGGGATTTCCAATGTTTAACTTGCCAAGAACATCGTTGAAAAGTCTTCCGTTGACAGATTTGGTAAGGATGTCGGCTAGTTGGTCTTCTGATCCAATTGATGGAAGGGAGATGATATCCTGGTCTAACTTTTCTCTGATAAAATGTCGATCGATCTCAACATGTTTAGTTCGGTCGTGTTGGACTGGATTTTCTGAAATGGCAATGGCGGCTTCATTGTCGCATAAGATTTGAATGGGTTCTTTTGGAGGAAACCCAATTTCTGTCAAAAGTTTCTTAATCCATAACGCTTCCACTACTCCTTTCGCTATCCCCCTAAATTCTAATTCAGCACTTGATAAAGAAACCACCTTTTGTTTCTTGCTTCtccatgttgtagtgacccgaacttttccatgattatatattatatgagattaatatttacatgaataaatgtttccaacatgttaagcaatcaaattgttaagacttgattaattgaaatgagtttatgtagacaattgaccaccccatttgcctgatgattcacgaacgtcataacttgtgataattatataatcattttatttattttatgatgtaagtttttattatatatatatatatatatatatatatatatatatatatatatatatatatatatatatatatatatatatatatatatataaaagaagaaatacaatgaaatcaaagatgtacagtaaaatactatttgctacagtaaaacactatttgctacagtaattttcgttttgctacagtaaacactattactACGGTAAAtaatatttactcgtattcaatccgtaatcgtactcgtacaatacacagctcctatgtgtatatattattggtatatacacttcaatgatcagctcttagcaaccctcatttagtcaacaaacatgtagaaccaaccatttggcaactagcatgaaatatctaacaaaattacaaactaaatggAGCATATAATGACATGCTAGTTCACGTTTTTTTACCCATCACATacacttgcatttttcaattttctttcatccatttgatctctctcttgttccatgatgatgttctaagtgttcttcattattttcatcaaaatctacttcaatctagctcataaatccaacctttgatcaacctacaaaacagCTACTCAAaaacacttcaataacactttcaagtttactagtttacttccaagctttcaaatccattccaagtaatcatctaagatcaagaaacctttgttatttacagtaggttatctttcttattcaaggtaatattcatattcaaactttgattcgatttctataactacaactaccttaattcaagtagtaatcttacttgaacttgtttttgtgtcatgattctacttcaagaaatttcaagccatccaagatcctttgaagctctagatcatttcttgtcatttttagtaggtttacctactatacttgaggtattgatgatgttcataacatcattcgattcataatta comes from Rutidosis leptorrhynchoides isolate AG116_Rl617_1_P2 chromosome 4, CSIRO_AGI_Rlap_v1, whole genome shotgun sequence and encodes:
- the LOC139842986 gene encoding uncharacterized protein yields the protein MAFQQQLVLFIMAFFMSLSTYEHQVIALWEPPHTSPVAKVSKHTDSTKPLYSVQVISKYVRTYFFYTNFLIDIDTPFIWYNCILKWDMNPNSCPGNTICASPISCEQHQCTDIRTSSSYNQYSSSCPPATNSSMTLPSWSGCTCPVSIVDPVNGSCAEALLNSAELFFNEPYMYGFYPNGACAPSSSFDTFLANVSSVMALSSNTFLSYISDPYPSLYSLCFPSSVSNTGVFFLGSSSYYFSPNSDVDVRSYLTYTPLLKYPDSFGYFIGVKSIVIKKRAITVSANTTTKLSTLEPYTCFD